The Streptococcus toyakuensis genome has a window encoding:
- the yghU gene encoding glutathione-dependent disulfide-bond oxidoreductase yields the protein MSAYQLPTVWQDEASNQGAFTGLNRPTAGARFEQNLPKGEQAFQLYSLGTPNGVKVTILLEELLEAGFEQAAYDLYKIAIMDGDQFGSDFVKLNPNSKIPVLLDQSGTENVRVFESAHILLYLAEKFGAFLPSNPVEKVEVLNWLFWQAGAAPFLGGGFGHFFNYAPEKLEYPINRFTMEVKRQLDLLDKELAQKPYIAGNDYTIADIAIWSWYGQLVQGKLYQGSAKFLDASSYQNLVNWAEKIANRPAVQRGMEVTYKEIK from the coding sequence ATGTCAGCTTATCAATTACCGACCGTATGGCAGGATGAAGCTAGTAATCAAGGAGCCTTTACAGGATTAAATAGACCAACAGCAGGTGCGCGTTTCGAACAAAACTTGCCAAAAGGAGAACAAGCTTTTCAGCTTTATTCACTGGGAACACCAAATGGTGTGAAGGTCACTATCTTATTGGAAGAATTACTAGAAGCTGGTTTTGAGCAAGCGGCTTACGACTTGTATAAGATTGCTATCATGGATGGGGATCAATTCGGTTCAGACTTTGTAAAGCTCAATCCAAATTCAAAGATTCCAGTCTTGTTGGACCAGTCAGGGACTGAAAATGTAAGAGTCTTTGAGTCTGCTCATATTCTTTTATACCTTGCTGAGAAATTTGGAGCCTTTTTACCAAGCAATCCTGTGGAAAAGGTAGAAGTTTTGAATTGGCTATTTTGGCAAGCAGGTGCAGCACCTTTTCTAGGTGGGGGATTCGGACATTTCTTCAATTATGCTCCTGAAAAATTGGAATATCCTATTAACCGTTTTACGATGGAAGTGAAACGCCAGTTGGATTTATTGGATAAGGAATTGGCTCAGAAACCTTATATTGCAGGCAATGACTATACGATTGCAGATATTGCCATCTGGTCTTGGTATGGACAGTTAGTTCAAGGAAAACTTTACCAAGGTTCTGCAAAATTCTTGGATGCCTCAAGTTATCAGAATCTAGTAAACTGGGCAGAAAAAATTGCCAATCGTCCTGCTGTTCAGCGTGGGATGGAAGTAACTTATAAAGAAATTAAGTAG
- a CDS encoding cation-translocating P-type ATPase produces the protein MSKEQKRQAFYTQSPEEVLQAVDATEQGLSSSEAEKRLAEFGHNELEEGEKRSILVKFIEQFKDLMIIILVAAAILSVVTSGGEDIADAIIILAVVIINAAFGVYQEGKAEEAIEALKSMSSPAARVLRDGHMAEIDSKELVPGDIVALEAGDVVPADLRLLEANSLKIEEAALTGESVPVEKDLTVELATDAGIGDRVNMAFQNSNVTYGRGLGVVVNTGMYTEVGHIAGMLQDADETDTPLKQNLNNLSKVLTYAILVIALVTFVVGVFIQGKNPLGELMTSVALAVAAIPEGLPAIVTIVLALGTQVLAKRNSIVRKLPAVETLGSTEIIASDKTGTLTMNKMTVEKVFYDAVLHDSADDIELGLEMPLLRSVVLANDTKIDVEGNLIGDPTETAFIQYALDKGYDVKGFLEKYPRVAELPFDSERKLMSTVHPLADGRFLVAVKGAPDQLLKRCVLRDKAGDIAPIDEKVTNLIHTNNSEMAHQALRVLAGAYKIIDSIPENLTSEELENDLIFTGLIGMIDPERPEAAEAVRVAKEAGIRPIMITGDHQDTAEAIAKRLGIIDANDTEGHVLTGAELNELSDEEFEKVVGQYSVYARVSPEHKVRIVKAWQKQGKVVAMTGDGVNDAPALKTADIGIGMGITGTEVSKGASDMILADDNFATIIVAVEEGRKVFSNIQKTIQYLLSANTAEVLTIFLSTLFGWDVLQPVHLLWINLVTDTFPAIALGVEPAEPGVMNHKPRGRKASFFSGGVFSSIIYQGVLQAALVMSVYGLALLYPVHVGDNHAIHADALTMAFATLGLIQLFHAYNVKSVYQSILTVGPFKSKTFNWSILVSFILLMATIVVEPLEGIFHVTKLDLSQWGIVMAGSFSMIIIVEIVKFIQRKLGFDKNAI, from the coding sequence ATGTCAAAAGAACAAAAACGCCAAGCGTTTTACACTCAGAGTCCTGAAGAGGTCTTGCAGGCTGTGGATGCGACCGAGCAAGGTTTGTCATCAAGTGAGGCGGAAAAGCGCCTTGCAGAATTTGGCCACAATGAACTCGAAGAAGGCGAGAAACGATCAATCCTGGTCAAATTCATCGAGCAATTTAAGGATTTGATGATTATCATCCTAGTTGCGGCAGCAATCTTGTCAGTCGTGACTTCTGGTGGGGAAGATATCGCAGATGCCATTATCATCTTAGCCGTGGTAATCATCAATGCTGCCTTTGGTGTTTACCAAGAAGGGAAAGCAGAAGAAGCTATCGAAGCCCTCAAATCCATGTCTAGTCCAGCTGCCCGCGTTCTGCGTGATGGGCATATGGCGGAGATTGACTCTAAAGAATTGGTACCTGGAGATATCGTTGCCCTTGAAGCAGGTGATGTAGTACCTGCAGACCTACGTTTGCTTGAAGCCAACTCTCTTAAAATCGAAGAAGCAGCTCTTACAGGTGAGTCTGTGCCAGTCGAAAAAGACTTGACAGTTGAACTTGCTACAGATGCTGGTATCGGTGATCGTGTCAACATGGCCTTCCAAAACTCTAACGTTACTTATGGTCGTGGTCTTGGTGTTGTTGTCAATACTGGTATGTATACTGAAGTTGGTCATATCGCTGGTATGCTTCAAGATGCAGATGAGACAGACACACCACTTAAACAAAACTTGAACAACCTTTCTAAGGTCTTGACCTATGCAATCTTGGTCATTGCCCTTGTTACTTTTGTAGTTGGAGTCTTCATTCAAGGGAAAAATCCACTCGGTGAGTTGATGACCTCTGTTGCCCTTGCTGTTGCAGCCATTCCAGAAGGGCTCCCAGCTATCGTGACCATCGTTCTTGCCCTTGGTACTCAAGTTTTGGCCAAACGAAACTCTATCGTTCGTAAGTTGCCAGCAGTAGAAACACTTGGTTCAACGGAAATCATCGCTTCTGATAAGACTGGTACGTTGACCATGAACAAGATGACCGTTGAAAAAGTCTTCTATGATGCAGTCCTACATGACTCAGCTGATGACATTGAACTGGGTCTTGAAATGCCGCTTCTACGTTCAGTAGTCTTAGCTAACGATACTAAGATTGATGTCGAAGGCAATCTGATTGGTGACCCTACTGAAACAGCCTTCATCCAGTATGCCTTGGACAAGGGCTACGATGTTAAAGGTTTCTTAGAGAAATATCCACGTGTGGCTGAGTTGCCATTTGATTCTGAACGTAAGCTCATGTCAACAGTTCATCCACTTGCAGATGGACGCTTCCTCGTAGCTGTTAAAGGTGCGCCAGACCAACTCTTGAAACGTTGTGTTCTTCGTGATAAGGCTGGGGATATTGCTCCGATTGATGAGAAGGTTACAAATCTCATTCATACAAACAACTCTGAAATGGCTCATCAAGCCTTGCGTGTCCTTGCAGGTGCTTATAAGATTATTGACAGCATTCCAGAAAATCTCACTTCTGAAGAGCTTGAAAATGATTTAATTTTTACTGGTTTGATTGGGATGATTGACCCTGAACGTCCTGAAGCCGCTGAGGCTGTTCGTGTGGCTAAGGAAGCGGGAATCCGTCCAATTATGATTACAGGTGACCACCAAGACACAGCGGAAGCCATTGCCAAACGTTTGGGAATCATTGACGCAAACGATACAGAAGGTCACGTTTTAACTGGTGCTGAACTCAATGAACTGTCAGATGAAGAATTTGAAAAAGTTGTTGGTCAATACTCTGTTTATGCCCGTGTGTCTCCAGAACACAAGGTTCGTATCGTCAAGGCTTGGCAAAAACAAGGTAAAGTCGTTGCCATGACAGGTGACGGTGTCAATGACGCGCCAGCTCTGAAAACAGCCGATATTGGTATCGGTATGGGAATCACTGGTACAGAGGTTTCTAAGGGGGCTTCTGATATGATTCTTGCAGATGATAACTTTGCGACTATCATCGTTGCAGTTGAAGAAGGACGTAAGGTCTTCTCAAACATTCAAAAGACTATTCAGTACCTACTTTCTGCCAATACTGCTGAAGTATTAACTATCTTCCTATCAACCTTGTTTGGTTGGGATGTCTTGCAGCCAGTTCATCTTTTGTGGATCAACTTGGTAACAGATACCTTCCCGGCAATTGCACTAGGTGTTGAGCCAGCTGAGCCTGGTGTCATGAACCATAAACCACGTGGACGCAAGGCAAGCTTCTTCTCAGGTGGTGTTTTCAGTTCTATCATCTATCAAGGTGTACTCCAAGCAGCCCTTGTTATGAGTGTTTATGGCCTTGCCCTTCTTTACCCAGTTCATGTGGGTGACAATCATGCCATTCATGCAGATGCCCTTACTATGGCCTTTGCAACCCTTGGTTTGATTCAGCTCTTCCATGCCTACAATGTCAAGTCTGTTTACCAATCCATCTTGACAGTTGGTCCATTCAAGTCTAAGACATTTAACTGGTCCATCTTGGTATCCTTCATCCTTCTTATGGCAACAATTGTCGTAGAACCGCTTGAAGGAATCTTCCACGTAACCAAACTAGACTTGTCTCAATGGGGAATTGTTATGGCTGGAAGCTTCTCAATGATTATTATTGTCGAAATTGTTAAGTTTATTCAACGCAAACTCGGTTTTGACAAGAATGCGATTTAA
- a CDS encoding peptide deformylase, which translates to MEKKIVKDILFLSQVSQPASQEDLYLARDLQDTLLANRETCIGLAANMIGVQKRVIIFNLGLIPMVMFNPVLLSFEGPYETEEGCLSLTGVRPTKRYETIRVAYRDSKWQEQTITLTGFPAQICQHELDHLEGRII; encoded by the coding sequence GTGGAGAAGAAAATTGTAAAGGACATTTTGTTTTTATCACAGGTGTCTCAGCCGGCAAGTCAGGAAGATCTGTATCTTGCCAGAGATTTACAAGATACGCTCTTAGCAAATCGTGAGACCTGTATCGGTCTGGCTGCCAATATGATTGGGGTGCAGAAGCGCGTGATTATCTTTAATCTTGGCTTGATTCCTATGGTCATGTTTAATCCAGTGCTCCTGTCCTTTGAAGGACCTTATGAGACAGAGGAAGGTTGTTTGTCCTTGACAGGCGTGAGACCTACTAAGCGTTATGAAACCATAAGGGTTGCCTATCGTGACAGCAAGTGGCAAGAACAGACCATTACCTTGACCGGTTTCCCAGCCCAGATTTGTCAGCATGAACTGGATCACTTGGAAGGACGAATCATTTAG